The window TTATAACGATTATAGAAGAAGTATTTCAGATGTTAACTGGCAGACTGTAGTGGCTGATCTACTGCTTTCCACTACTCAGGCTAACCAGATATATGCCTTAAATGACAGATACCGTAATTATGATTCATGGAATAGAGTATATGTAGTAGAACCCGGAAGATGGAGAGATGATAGATACTCTGAGTTGGAAAGAATTCTGGGAAGAGAAAAATATATTGTCTTTAAAAAGAGATATTATAGAGGACAAAATCCTGTCTTTATATACGAAAGAAAAAATGATTATAAAAAATATCGTAAAGAACGGGATAAGTATTATAAAGAAAGGGCTAAATACTATAAAAAACAAAACAAACACAATCATGGGCGTCACCATGATGACCGGGATTAACCATTATCAACTATTATATATATTATTCACTATTGAAATGGCTGGCGTTTGTGCTGGCCATTTTTTTATAAGTAATGAATAATGAATAATGAATAATGAATAATGAATAATGAATAATGAATAATGAATAATGAATAATGAATAATGAATAATATAGTTGTTAAGCATCTGCTTGTCTATATCCCTATTAAAAACAATATTGATAGCAGTGGGCTATAATCCTAATAAATAAATTTCCATAAAATCAATGTGAAAAAATAACCTCCATCTTCCATCTCCCTGCTTCCAGCCCACTAATTCCTTTCTTAAAATTATATCCATTAATTTGTTTGAATTTTATAACTTTGAAATATGGAATCAAATGAATCAATAGAAGGTTTTTACGAACGAAATGCTCCCGGATTGGGATCTCTTTGCTTAGGATCCAACAAAATGGGGCACTTTAATGTGTTTTCACGAGATCACTGTTCTTTGTTATCACCATACAGCAGAAGAGATTATTATAAAATTTCACTGATTATAGGAAAAGGAAAGATTCATTATGCTGATAAATGGATCTATGTAGATCGCCCTGCATTGTTATTCTCTAATCCTATTGTCCCTTATTCCTGGGAAGCTGATGATGATAACCAGAAGGGGTGGTTCTGTCTATTTACCGAATCATTTTTACAGAATGGAAGCCGCTTAGGAAATCTTCAGGATTCACCATTGTTTAAAATTGGCGGAACCCCCGTTTTCTTTTTGGATGAAGATCAACAGAAAGTACTGTCGGATCTGTATACCAAAATGATGAAGGAAATTGAATCGGACTATGTCCACAAATATGATATGCTGAGAGCCTACCTTCACCTGATGATCCATGAAACCATGAGAATGCATCCGGCAGAAACATTTGAGCCTTATCAGAATGCATCCCAAAGAGTAGCAACCTTATTTATGGAGTTGTTGGAAAGACAGTTTCCGATTGACAGCCCTGAAGCTTTTTTGAAGCTAAAATCTCCTAATGATTATGCACAGAGTCTTTCCATTCATGTTAATTCTTTAAACCGTTCTGTAAAAGAAATTACAGGAAAAACGACGAGCCAGCAGATTACAGCAAGAGTAATACAGGAAGCTAATGCTTTATTAACCCATACAGACTGGAATATTGCTGAAATTGCCTATGGACTGGGCTTTGAAGAACCTGCTTATTTTACCAACTATTTTAAAAAACAGACTGGAATAACCCCGAATGCTTTAAGATTGAACCTTGTTTGAATTTTATAATTCTTAGTTTGAATTCTATATCAATGGCGGCTGTTTCATGTTCTAATTTTGTCCTGTAGAAAATTAAAATAAATACCATCATGAAATTTAAAAAATTAGGAAACACCGGTGAACAACTTTCTGCTATTGGATTAGGCTGCATGGGAATGAGCTTTGCTTATGGCCCGTCAGATGAGCAGGAAAGTATCAATACTTTGCACAAAGCATTAGATTTAGGCGTTAACTTCTGGGATACAGCAGATATGTATGCCGACGGAGCAAATGAGAAACTAATCTCTAAAGTTTTAGTACCCAACAGGGATAAGATTTTCATTGCTACTAAATTCGGATTCAGATTTAAGGATGGGAAAGCAAGTCATAGCGGTGCTCCGGGAACGTATTTTGACGGTTCTCCGGAATGGATCAGACAAGCAGTGGACCTAAGTCTTCAAAGATTAAAAATTGATACTATTGACCTGTATTATGCCCATAGAGTGGATCCAAACGTTCCGGTTGAAGAGACTGTTGGCGCTATGGCAGAGCTTGTTAAAGCTGGTAAAGTAAAATATATAGGATTATCTGAAGCTTCTGCAGAATCTATCAGAAAAGCTAATAAAATTCATCCGATAGCTGCTTTACAGTCAGAGTATTCTATTCTTACCAAAGATGTGGAGAATGAGATTCTGCCAACCATCAGAGAATTAGGGATTTCTTTGGTTCCGTATTCACCATTGGCAAGAGGACTTTTCGCCAACATCAATGAAGTACAGAACTTAGGTGATGACGATTTCAGAAGGTCATTACCTCGTTATCAGCAGGAATATCTGGAGAATAATACAAAACTAGCTAATGAAATTAATGAGTTTGCGGCTTCTAAAGGAGTAAAAGGAACTCAGCTGGCATTAGCATGGGTATTGAATCAGGGAGATGATATCATTCCAATTCCAGGAACCAAACGTATTAAATATCTGGAAGAAAATGTGGCTGCAGCTAGTATTGAGCTATCGAAGTCAGATTTAGATACCATTGATGCCATTCTGAAAAAATATCCTAATGTAGGAGAAAGATATAATGAAGGTTCAATGAAACTGGTTAATAACTAGACACTAAACTTACACTGGGTTTCTGAATATCAGAAGCTCAGTTTTTTCTATAAAATATATTGCACTTGTTAGTATAAAACATTTCCATCTCAGGAGATGTTATTTTAGTTATAATAAATGCAGAAACACCATCATAAATTATGAATAGAAGAGAACTATTGAAAAGCGGATTGCTGGTAGGAACATTAAGTCTTGTTCCTTTTTCAAATGTATTGGCAGGAACAAACATCGTCCCGGAAAAAGCAGAAGATGATCTTTCTGGTTTTAAAAAGATTAAACTTGGAGAATTAGAGCTGTTTATCCTTACAGACGGATATATCCATGAAGAAAACCTGAATTCATTTTCGCCAAGAGGAAATGTTTCTGAATTAAAAACCATCCTTAAAGACAATTTCAGGGCTGATAATTATATTGATATGGCAATTAATGTCCTGCTTGTTAAAACAAAAGAAAAACTGATCCTGATGGATACAGGGATGGGAATGTTTGCTGATGAAAGAACCGGGTTTTTATTAAAAAGTCTTCAGAAAGCAGGGTTCTCAGCCAACGAAATTACTGATGTTTTCTTGTCTCATGCCCATCCGGATCATATGGGTGGAGTGGTAGATAAGCAGAATAAGCTTGTTTTCCCCAATGCTGCTATTTTTATTTCGAAAATAGAACATGATTTTTGGATGAATGCTTCCATTAACGATTTTAATAACAGTGCCTTGAAAGCCCATCCCGAAATGCTCACCCAAATTATCCCGGCCCTTCAGAATATATTGAAAGCGATTCAGCCAAAATTGAAATTTTATGATTTAAACAAGACGTTGTATAATCATTTCAGTTTTCAGTTAGCTCCAGGGCATACTCCCGGTTTAACAGTCACTACCATATCTTCAGGGAATGAAAAACTAATGTATGTGGCTGATCTTATTCATTCAGATGTCATTCTTTTCCCTCATCCTGATTGGGGCTTTTCAGGAGATACGGATCTGGATATTGCTGCTGCCTCCAGAAAGAAGTTTCTCAAGCAGCTGGCAGATACAAAAACCAGAGCATTTGCTTCTCATTTGCCATGGCCTGGGCTGGGTTTTACAAAGATAAAAGCTCCGGCATTTGAATGGATCCCGGAGATCTTTATGAACTGAGACAGTAAAGATCAGCCAGCAGAGAATAGGAAAATATCCACTAAAATGAATAAAGTATAAAGACAAAATCTAATGTTTATTCGTCTTCATTAGTAAAAATGCGGTGATATTCCACTGCTCTGGAGGGGGACCAGATTTTTAATCTGACGGGGTGGTTATTCAATAAGAGCGGGCTTTAGCCCGCTCTCACTATAAATCAATATTCATCTGGCTTTAGCCGAAGCCTAAATATAAATTGTCCAAATTTTCAAAATACCATTCTTAGTTTGTTGAAGAGCTTCTAGAAATTATATTTCAAATTAAATCCTGTAAAAAAATAAGCCTTACTCGATCCCGGATTCACATCCGTATAAATAGCTGCATTATTATACTGGTTATCTTTATCAGAATCATTAATACTGTTTCCGTAGAAAAGGAAGGTATAATTGATCTGGCTGGTTAGGTTGTTTCCGGCTACAAATACATCCAGATCCCATTGATTAAAGCTATGTTTATATCCAATTTTGGAATTTAAAAGTCCAAAGCTCTTTACTTTATTGGTATTGGTGAAATCAGTATAAACACTGCCCATATAATTATAAGTATTCTGCCAATATAATCCGATTTGAGTATCAAAATCTAATCCTATAGATACCTTAGTTTTAGGAACCCCCACCACATTGGCTTTATCCCCGTTTTCTTTAAAATAAGTAGAGTATTTAAAATCATTATAGGTATAGCTTACAAAAGGCTGAATTCTGGAAATAAACAGGTTTTTAGGTTGATAAGAATAGCCTATGCTCATTTCCAGGCCTTTGTTTTTCTGTTCTCCTGTGTTTGCCCAGTAGGTATAAGGTGTCTGTTCCGGATTAGACATTCTTCCGCCTAACTGAGTAAGCTTATCTTTAATATTAATGCTGAATAAGGAGAACTGATAATCAATAGAAGTATCATCTATCAGTCCCTGGATACTGAAATCCCACATTTTTGCTCTTTCTGCAACAAGATTATCATTAGTTACATTTAGCCCGGTAATAAAGGCTGTAACAGAAGTAGGAGCGTTATAGCCTTCACTATAACTAAGGTTGAAGATCTGGTTGTTCCAGGTTTTCTGTAAAGCAAAATGAGGACTTGCCACTGCACTGAACTTCTTGTCAAACGACAAATCTTTATTGTAAAGATCCTTACCATTCACAACAAACAAGCCTGGAAGTGCCAGGAGATCCTTCCTTTTATAATTAAGCTGGTTGATACTCACTCCTGCAAGGAACATTAAATCCCAAGGTTTATATGTGATTTTCTCAACTGCAAAATAATTAGATTGATTGTTGGTATTATTGAAGTAGGAACCATCATACAAGGGTCTCAGGACAGGTTCCTCTGTAATTTTTACACTTTTATAGCGATAATTGGTAATGGTAGATTGAGATTGCTGAATTTCAACACCAAATTCCGTCTGGCTTCTGAAATGCTCCCACTCCTTATTGAATTCAAATACAGATCTGAGCCCATAATTGGAAAAAGAAGACGTCTCATTCGCTCCGGCAGCAATTCTTTCACCTGTTGTACCGGTGTAGAAAATAGTAGTGTTATTCTTAAAATTAGGCGTTATTTTCCATAAATGGCCAATTCCAACCCTTGAAGTAACAAATTTTGTTTTCGCTCCACGTCTGATGTAGGCAAAATTACCATTATCAATTCCATTATAGTAATCATCATAGGAAATCTGGCCGGAAACCTGTTCAAGTGAATTGCTATGAGTCGCTAATAAGGTTATTTTCTGATTGGAATTAAGTTTAAACTCCCCATTGATATTGTAAAAGTTTTTAATGCTTTTTCCGTGAGGGCGGTATCCGTCACTTCCAATATGCCCATAATTGGCAGTAATGGAATGAGTATCTCCTACACTTGTTGCAGAAGTTGAGCTTTGAAATAATCCGAAAGATCCGGTCATAAACTGTTCCGAAACAGAATTCCCTTTTTGCTTTCAGGCTGCATATAGAGCCTTACTGCTCCTCCCGAACCGCCACCATATAACGTGGCTGCAGGTCCTTTGATTACTTCTATACGGTTTACCAATCCAAAATTGACATCATCCAGAACGGTAACCCCATCAGCTCCGGTGAGCGGAATGTTGTTAAGATACATTTTGATCCCCCAATTGTTGAATTTCTGATCATTTCCATATCCTCGTATAACAATTCTCTGACCTCCCAGCTGGGTTCTTTTTTCTACCTGAACCCCGGCCATGGTATTAAGGCTTTGTTCTATAAACGCTGGATTATTTCGATTGATTTCATATTCGGAGATCAGTTCTGTAGATTGTGCATGTTTTTTAAACTCTTCTCTTTCTTTGATCACTTTTGATCTGGCATGGATGTTTACTTCATCAATATGATTTTCATTTTCCTGAGCATTAGCAAAAGCGATGGTTGATAAAGAAAAAGCAAGAATGTAGATTTTTTTCATTAAGACAGTCTGTTTTTTACAAACATATTGAAAAAATGGAGAAAATAAAATGAATGTTGTTTTATTTTTGATATTTAGAGAGGGTATTGATAATATATAGGCTGTATGTTGATGGATTTTATTTAAAATTGCCTATTGGTTTACGTTGTATTCAATAAAAAAGCCCTCTTTAAAAGGGAGCTTTTGTTGATATTATTCAGCTTTTTCAAATTCAAAAGGAATCTTCATTTTTTCATTAGAAATCATAGCTTTTAATTTTTTGCCTTCTGATGAATATTGAATTCGTTTCGGAAAATCCAAAGAATCATTGATGCATATAAATTCATTATTTTTTAATTCAGTCATTTTGAATTTAACGAATTGTTTTTCTGCTGGGGTTTTAACGAGTAGATTCCATTGTCCGCTGCTATTAACAAGCTTCATTGTTTCCTTGCTGATGGTGTCTCCTTTTTGTAGGGTAAATCCAATTCCCGAATATTCTGTTGGGCTTATTTTGTTCCAGTTTTCAAAAGTTTCTTTTCCTGCTTTTTCATTTGATCTTTTCCATTTTCCGGTTAACCAATCAAAATTGACAGGAGTTTCTTTTTCTGGTGTGATTTCTTTAGTTCCACTTTGGTCCTTGTTTGTATTTTGTTTACAGGATACAATAAATAGGGCCGTTAATAAAAGAAAGAGTGAGTTTTTCATAATAATTAGTTTTATTTTGGTAAATATAGAAAAAATCACAAACAGAGGGTGTTATGTTGATAAAATCAAAAACCTCGCAATTTGCGAGGTTTTTGTATGATTAACTGAATCTTTACAAATTAGATTGCGTCAATAATTTCATTTAAAACAGTGCTTGGTCTCATTGCAGCATATGTTTTATACGTATCTGTTTTGTAGTACCCTTCAATATTTTGAGGTTTACCTTGAGCACCAATTAATTCAGCGTTGATTACTTCTTCATTTTCTTTCATTGCATCAGCAACCGGAGCAAACTTAGCTGCTAATTCAGCATCAGCAGTCTGGTTAGCTAAAGCTTCAGCCCAATACATTGCTAAATAGAAGTGAGAACCTCTGTTATCGATCTGACCTACTTTTCTGGCAGGAGATTTATCTGTAGCTAAGAATTTAGCGTTAGCTTCATCCAATGCATCTGCTAACACCTGAGATTTTGTATTCCCTTGAGTTTGCGCTAAGTGCTCTAAAGAAGCCTGTAGTGCTAAGAACTCACCTAGAGAATCCCATCTTAAGTATCCTTCTTCAAGGAACTGCTCAATGTGTTTTGGAGCAGAACCTCCGGCACCTGTTTCAAATAAACCACCACCATTCATCAATGGAACGATAGAAAGCATTTTAGCAGAAGTACCAAGCTCAAGGATTGGGAAAAGGTCAGTTAAGTAATCTCTCAATACGTTTCCTGAAACAGAAATAGTATCTTTTCCTTCTCTAGCTCTCTTAAGCGTTTCAGTCATTGCATCTTTTACATCAAGAATTCTGATGTCAAGACCTGTCGTATCGTGATCTGCAAGATATTTTTCTACTTTTTTGATGATCTCTCTGTCGTGAGCTCTTCCTTTATCTAACCAGAAAATAGCCGGTGTATCAGAAAGTCTAGCTCTGTTTACCGCTAATTTTACCCAGTCCTGGATTGGAGCATCTTTAGTCTGACACATTCTGAAGATATCACCATTTTCAACTTTCTGAGAAAGAAGAACATTTCCAGCCTCATCCTGAACTTCTACAGTTCCTTCAGAAGATAATTGGAACGTTTTATCGTGAGAACCATATTCTTCAGCTTTTTGAGCCATTAATCCAACGTTTGGAACAGATCCCATTGTTGTTGGGTCTAGTTTTCCGTGCGCTTTCATATCATCAATTACAGACTGATAGAAACCAGCATAAGAACGGTCAGGGATGATACAAACTGTATCTTCTTCGTTTCCGTCTTTGTTCCACATTTTACCTCCGCCTCTTACAAGAGCAGCCATAGAGGCATCAACAATAATGTCAGAAGGAACGTGGAAGTTAGTAATTCCTTTGTCAGAATTTACCATAGCCACTCTTGGTCCTTCAGCTAAAGCTTTTTCAATGTCAGCTTTGATGTCCGCTTCCTGAGCATTTCCTTTGATTTTTTCGAAAAGATCAGCAAGACCATTATTTGGATTGATATCTAAAGACTTGAAAGTCTCAGCATATTTAGTGAATACGTCTTTGAAGAAAGTTTCTACGATAGCCCCGAAAATAATGGGGTCAGAAATTTTCATCATCGTAGCCTTAAGGTGAGCAGAAAGAAGCACATTTCTTTTCTTAGCCTCTTCAATAGCCTCCTGAACGAAAGCTTTCAATGCATTAAGGTTCATTACAGAAGAATCAATTACTTCACCAGCCTGAAGACCTGCGAAATCTTTCAATACTGTTTCTCCTTCATTTCCTTTGAATACGATTCTGTATTTTGTAGCGTTTTCTAACGTTGTAGAATTTTCTGTTCCGTAGAAATCTCCATTGTTCATGTGAGCTACGTCTGTTTTGCTGTCAGAAGCCCAGTCACCCATTCTGTGAGGATTAGCTTTTGCATAGTTTTTAACAGCTTTTGGAGCACGTCTGTCAGAGTTTCCTTCTCTTAATACCGGGTTTACAGCACTTCCTAA of the Chryseobacterium capnotolerans genome contains:
- a CDS encoding helix-turn-helix domain-containing protein, with amino-acid sequence MESNESIEGFYERNAPGLGSLCLGSNKMGHFNVFSRDHCSLLSPYSRRDYYKISLIIGKGKIHYADKWIYVDRPALLFSNPIVPYSWEADDDNQKGWFCLFTESFLQNGSRLGNLQDSPLFKIGGTPVFFLDEDQQKVLSDLYTKMMKEIESDYVHKYDMLRAYLHLMIHETMRMHPAETFEPYQNASQRVATLFMELLERQFPIDSPEAFLKLKSPNDYAQSLSIHVNSLNRSVKEITGKTTSQQITARVIQEANALLTHTDWNIAEIAYGLGFEEPAYFTNYFKKQTGITPNALRLNLV
- a CDS encoding aldo/keto reductase — protein: MKFKKLGNTGEQLSAIGLGCMGMSFAYGPSDEQESINTLHKALDLGVNFWDTADMYADGANEKLISKVLVPNRDKIFIATKFGFRFKDGKASHSGAPGTYFDGSPEWIRQAVDLSLQRLKIDTIDLYYAHRVDPNVPVEETVGAMAELVKAGKVKYIGLSEASAESIRKANKIHPIAALQSEYSILTKDVENEILPTIRELGISLVPYSPLARGLFANINEVQNLGDDDFRRSLPRYQQEYLENNTKLANEINEFAASKGVKGTQLALAWVLNQGDDIIPIPGTKRIKYLEENVAAASIELSKSDLDTIDAILKKYPNVGERYNEGSMKLVNN
- a CDS encoding MBL fold metallo-hydrolase gives rise to the protein MNRRELLKSGLLVGTLSLVPFSNVLAGTNIVPEKAEDDLSGFKKIKLGELELFILTDGYIHEENLNSFSPRGNVSELKTILKDNFRADNYIDMAINVLLVKTKEKLILMDTGMGMFADERTGFLLKSLQKAGFSANEITDVFLSHAHPDHMGGVVDKQNKLVFPNAAIFISKIEHDFWMNASINDFNNSALKAHPEMLTQIIPALQNILKAIQPKLKFYDLNKTLYNHFSFQLAPGHTPGLTVTTISSGNEKLMYVADLIHSDVILFPHPDWGFSGDTDLDIAAASRKKFLKQLADTKTRAFASHLPWPGLGFTKIKAPAFEWIPEIFMN
- a CDS encoding TonB-dependent receptor produces the protein MTGSFGLFQSSTSATSVGDTHSITANYGHIGSDGYRPHGKSIKNFYNINGEFKLNSNQKITLLATHSNSLEQVSGQISYDDYYNGIDNGNFAYIRRGAKTKFVTSRVGIGHLWKITPNFKNNTTIFYTGTTGERIAAGANETSSFSNYGLRSVFEFNKEWEHFRSQTEFGVEIQQSQSTITNYRYKSVKITEEPVLRPLYDGSYFNNTNNQSNYFAVEKITYKPWDLMFLAGVSINQLNYKRKDLLALPGLFVVNGKDLYNKDLSFDKKFSAVASPHFALQKTWNNQIFNLSYSEGYNAPTSVTAFITGLNVTNDNLVAERAKMWDFSIQGLIDDTSIDYQFSLFSINIKDKLTQLGGRMSNPEQTPYTYWANTGEQKNKGLEMSIGYSYQPKNLFISRIQPFVSYTYNDFKYSTYFKENGDKANVVGVPKTKVSIGLDFDTQIGLYWQNTYNYMGSVYTDFTNTNKVKSFGLLNSKIGYKHSFNQWDLDVFVAGNNLTSQINYTFLFYGNSINDSDKDNQYNNAAIYTDVNPGSSKAYFFTGFNLKYNF
- a CDS encoding TonB-dependent receptor plug domain-containing protein; amino-acid sequence: MKKIYILAFSLSTIAFANAQENENHIDEVNIHARSKVIKEREEFKKHAQSTELISEYEINRNNPAFIEQSLNTMAGVQVEKRTQLGGQRIVIRGYGNDQKFNNWGIKMYLNNIPLTGADGVTVLDDVNFGLVNRIEVIKGPAATLYGGGSGGAVRLYMQPESKKGILFRNSL
- a CDS encoding DUF6265 family protein; the encoded protein is MKNSLFLLLTALFIVSCKQNTNKDQSGTKEITPEKETPVNFDWLTGKWKRSNEKAGKETFENWNKISPTEYSGIGFTLQKGDTISKETMKLVNSSGQWNLLVKTPAEKQFVKFKMTELKNNEFICINDSLDFPKRIQYSSEGKKLKAMISNEKMKIPFEFEKAE
- a CDS encoding NADP-dependent isocitrate dehydrogenase — encoded protein: MSEKSKIYYTLTDEAPMLATHSFLPIVKAFTKSADIEIAVPDISLAGRILANFPEFLKDDQKIGDALAELGELATQPDANIIKLPNISASVPQLDAAIAELQGKGFAVPNYPAEPKNDEEKAIKAKYAKVLGSAVNPVLREGNSDRRAPKAVKNYAKANPHRMGDWASDSKTDVAHMNNGDFYGTENSTTLENATKYRIVFKGNEGETVLKDFAGLQAGEVIDSSVMNLNALKAFVQEAIEEAKKRNVLLSAHLKATMMKISDPIIFGAIVETFFKDVFTKYAETFKSLDINPNNGLADLFEKIKGNAQEADIKADIEKALAEGPRVAMVNSDKGITNFHVPSDIIVDASMAALVRGGGKMWNKDGNEEDTVCIIPDRSYAGFYQSVIDDMKAHGKLDPTTMGSVPNVGLMAQKAEEYGSHDKTFQLSSEGTVEVQDEAGNVLLSQKVENGDIFRMCQTKDAPIQDWVKLAVNRARLSDTPAIFWLDKGRAHDREIIKKVEKYLADHDTTGLDIRILDVKDAMTETLKRAREGKDTISVSGNVLRDYLTDLFPILELGTSAKMLSIVPLMNGGGLFETGAGGSAPKHIEQFLEEGYLRWDSLGEFLALQASLEHLAQTQGNTKSQVLADALDEANAKFLATDKSPARKVGQIDNRGSHFYLAMYWAEALANQTADAELAAKFAPVADAMKENEEVINAELIGAQGKPQNIEGYYKTDTYKTYAAMRPSTVLNEIIDAI